A single region of the Streptomyces sp. NBC_00236 genome encodes:
- a CDS encoding histidine-type phosphatase yields the protein MQKRTAALSLTLAVSALLPAALPAQATAGSAGSYATKTPYAPQQDMRSYQHAPKGFVPVFTENVSRHGSRAASDSEDGDLILALWEKARSEGQLTRDGERFGGETKSLLAAMDAIGYGQLSGRGVREIQDTAARLEKRLPGLFEQIAENSEQINVVNSGKDRAVDSGNLFAEALAENDPALAPLITPSRTDADLLYFHKSAGGAEYRDYVENDERLAATLDTITDQPASHTAARNVLRKIFKPAFVERIAAGEFDSIATEVEAAQAVHALYSIAPAMADEGDWDMKRYIAPRDARWFAYLSDAEDFYEKGPGFEDSDITYRMANVLLDDFFTKIDAKRNGTSDAGAELRFTHAEEIIPLAALMGLPGSTKAVSEAEPYTYADNPWRGESVAPMATNIQWDLFRKGNKYLVRMLYNEKQTAFKKGCEPVAKGSYFYEVDELKQCLGRTAS from the coding sequence ATGCAGAAGAGAACCGCAGCACTCTCCCTGACGCTCGCTGTCTCCGCCCTGCTGCCGGCGGCTCTGCCGGCGCAGGCCACGGCGGGCTCCGCCGGCTCCTACGCCACCAAGACCCCGTACGCGCCGCAGCAGGACATGCGGTCGTACCAGCACGCCCCCAAGGGCTTCGTCCCGGTGTTCACCGAGAACGTCTCGCGTCACGGCTCCCGGGCGGCGTCCGACAGCGAAGACGGTGACCTGATCCTCGCCCTGTGGGAGAAGGCGAGGAGCGAGGGGCAGCTGACCCGCGACGGCGAGCGGTTCGGCGGCGAGACCAAGTCGCTGCTCGCCGCCATGGACGCGATCGGATACGGACAGCTCAGCGGGCGCGGCGTACGCGAGATCCAGGACACCGCCGCCCGGCTGGAGAAGCGGCTTCCCGGGCTCTTCGAGCAGATCGCGGAGAACTCCGAGCAGATCAACGTCGTCAACTCCGGCAAGGACCGTGCGGTCGACAGCGGGAACCTGTTCGCCGAGGCCCTCGCCGAGAACGACCCGGCCCTGGCGCCCCTGATCACACCGTCCAGGACCGATGCCGACCTGCTCTACTTCCACAAGTCGGCCGGTGGCGCGGAGTACCGGGACTACGTCGAGAACGACGAGCGGCTCGCCGCCACCCTCGACACGATCACCGACCAGCCGGCCTCGCACACAGCGGCCCGCAACGTACTGAGGAAGATCTTCAAGCCGGCCTTCGTCGAGCGGATCGCGGCGGGCGAGTTCGACTCGATCGCCACCGAGGTCGAAGCCGCGCAGGCGGTCCACGCCCTCTACAGCATCGCCCCGGCCATGGCCGACGAGGGCGACTGGGACATGAAGCGCTACATCGCGCCCCGTGACGCACGCTGGTTCGCCTACCTCAGCGACGCCGAGGACTTCTACGAGAAGGGCCCCGGCTTCGAGGACAGCGACATCACCTACAGGATGGCGAACGTCCTGCTCGACGACTTCTTCACGAAGATCGACGCCAAGCGGAACGGGACCAGCGACGCGGGCGCGGAGCTGCGCTTCACCCACGCGGAGGAGATCATCCCGCTGGCCGCGCTCATGGGCCTGCCCGGCAGCACGAAGGCCGTGTCGGAGGCCGAGCCGTACACGTACGCCGACAACCCGTGGCGCGGTGAGTCGGTGGCGCCCATGGCCACGAACATCCAGTGGGACCTGTTCCGGAAGGGGAACAAGTACCTGGTGCGGATGCTCTACAACGAGAAGCAGACCGCGTTCAAGAAGGGCTGCGAGCCGGTGGCGAAGGGCAGCTACTTCTACGAGGTGGACGAACTGAAGCAGTGCCTGGGCCGCACCGCTTCCTGA
- the prfB gene encoding peptide chain release factor 2 — protein MAVVDISEELKSLSSTMGSIEAVLDLDALRGDIAVLEEQAAAPSLWDDPEAAQKITSKLSHLQAEVRKTETLRGRIDDLEVLFELAEDEGDADALAEAESELESVRKALDEMEVRTLLSGEYDAREALVTIRAEAGGVDAADFAEKLQRMYLRWAERHNYKTEVYETAYAEEAGIKSTTFAVEVPYAYGTLSVEQGTHRLVRISPFDNQGRRQTSFAGVEVLPVVEQTDHVEIDESELRVDVYRSSGPGGQGVNTTDSAVRLTHLPTGIVVSCQNERSQIQNKASAMNVLQAKLLERRRQEEQAKMNALKGDGGNSWGNQMRSYVLHPYQMVKDLRTEFEMGNPEAVFNGEIDGFIEAGIRWRKQSEK, from the coding sequence GTGGCAGTCGTCGATATTTCCGAAGAGCTGAAGTCCCTCTCCTCGACCATGGGGTCGATCGAGGCCGTCCTGGACCTGGATGCGCTGAGGGGTGACATCGCCGTGCTCGAGGAGCAGGCTGCCGCTCCGTCCCTGTGGGACGACCCGGAGGCGGCGCAGAAGATCACCAGCAAGCTTTCGCACCTCCAGGCCGAGGTCCGCAAGACCGAGACCCTGCGCGGCCGGATCGACGACCTCGAAGTCCTCTTCGAGCTCGCCGAGGACGAGGGCGACGCCGATGCGCTCGCCGAGGCCGAGTCCGAGCTGGAGTCCGTCCGCAAGGCCCTGGACGAGATGGAGGTCCGCACGCTCCTCTCCGGCGAGTACGACGCGCGCGAGGCCCTGGTCACCATCCGCGCCGAGGCCGGTGGCGTGGACGCCGCGGACTTCGCCGAGAAGCTCCAGCGCATGTACCTCCGCTGGGCCGAGCGGCACAACTACAAGACCGAGGTCTACGAGACGGCGTACGCGGAAGAGGCCGGCATCAAGTCGACCACCTTCGCCGTCGAGGTGCCGTACGCCTACGGCACGCTCTCCGTGGAACAGGGCACCCACCGGCTCGTCCGGATCTCCCCGTTCGACAACCAGGGCCGCCGCCAGACGTCCTTCGCGGGCGTCGAGGTGCTGCCCGTGGTCGAGCAGACGGACCACGTCGAGATCGACGAGTCCGAGCTCCGCGTCGACGTGTACCGCTCGTCGGGCCCCGGCGGCCAGGGCGTCAACACCACGGACTCCGCGGTGCGCCTGACCCACCTGCCCACCGGCATCGTCGTCTCCTGTCAGAACGAGCGCTCGCAGATCCAGAACAAGGCGTCCGCGATGAACGTCCTCCAGGCGAAGCTCCTTGAGCGCCGCCGCCAGGAGGAGCAGGCGAAGATGAACGCGCTCAAGGGCGACGGCGGAAACTCCTGGGGCAACCAGATGCGTTCGTACGTCCTGCACCCGTACCAGATGGTCAAGGACCTGCGTACGGAGTTCGAGATGGGCAACCCGGAAGCGGTCTTCAACGGCGAGATCGACGGCTTCATCGAGGCCGGCATCCGCTGGCGCAAGCAGAGCGAGAAGTAG
- a CDS encoding serine/threonine-protein kinase → MARNIGSRYTAHQILGRGSAGTVWLGDGPEGPVAIKLLREDLASDQELVGRFVQERTALLGLDHPHVVAVRDLVVDGNDLALVMDLVRGTDLRTRLDRERRLAPEAAVAIVADVADGLAAAHAAGVVHRDVKPENILLDMEGPLGPGNSHPALLTDFGVAKLIDTPRRTKATKIIGTPDYLAPEIVEGLPPRAAVDIYALATVLYELLAGFTPFGGGHPGAVLRRHVTETVVPLPGIPEELWQLLVQCLAKAPASRLRASELAARLREQLPHLAGIPPLDVDEPDDEAEPEPHGQAYDEQQYTPAAEEPRRRGAVPLVPGSSPDSNRDTHTSMRVPAPDELSGGPRGTARAPRAPGKPRPGSARNKSAAIRKRRLTLGAAALVLVAAVGVGGWLALGGDDAGATPQAPQDTKNSAPATP, encoded by the coding sequence TTGGCACGGAATATCGGCAGCCGGTACACCGCCCACCAGATTCTGGGGCGCGGCAGCGCCGGCACGGTGTGGCTCGGCGACGGCCCCGAGGGGCCCGTCGCCATCAAGCTGCTCCGCGAGGACCTCGCGTCCGACCAGGAACTCGTGGGCCGCTTCGTCCAGGAGCGCACCGCCCTGCTCGGGCTCGACCATCCGCACGTCGTCGCCGTCCGCGACCTCGTGGTGGACGGCAACGACCTGGCCCTGGTGATGGACCTGGTCCGCGGCACGGACCTGCGGACCCGGCTCGACCGAGAGCGCCGGCTGGCCCCCGAGGCCGCCGTCGCGATCGTCGCCGACGTCGCCGACGGCCTCGCCGCTGCACACGCGGCCGGAGTGGTCCACCGCGACGTCAAGCCGGAGAACATCCTGCTGGACATGGAGGGCCCGCTCGGCCCCGGCAACTCCCACCCCGCGCTGCTCACCGACTTCGGTGTGGCCAAGCTGATCGACACCCCGCGCCGCACCAAGGCCACCAAGATCATCGGTACGCCGGACTACCTGGCCCCCGAGATCGTGGAGGGCCTCCCGCCGCGCGCCGCCGTCGACATCTACGCCCTCGCGACCGTGCTGTACGAGCTCCTCGCGGGCTTCACCCCCTTCGGCGGCGGCCACCCCGGCGCCGTCCTGCGCCGCCACGTCACCGAGACCGTCGTCCCTCTGCCCGGCATCCCCGAGGAGCTCTGGCAGCTGCTGGTCCAGTGCCTCGCCAAGGCCCCGGCCTCCCGGCTGCGCGCCTCGGAGCTGGCGGCGCGGCTGCGCGAGCAGCTCCCGCACCTGGCAGGCATCCCGCCGCTGGACGTGGACGAGCCGGACGACGAGGCAGAGCCGGAGCCGCACGGCCAGGCCTACGACGAGCAGCAGTACACCCCGGCGGCCGAGGAGCCGCGCCGCCGTGGCGCGGTCCCGCTGGTACCCGGTTCGTCGCCCGACTCCAACCGGGACACCCACACGAGCATGCGCGTCCCGGCCCCCGACGAGCTGTCCGGCGGCCCCCGCGGCACTGCCCGAGCTCCCCGCGCCCCGGGCAAACCCCGCCCCGGCTCTGCCCGCAACAAGTCGGCCGCCATCCGCAAGCGCCGCCTCACCCTGGGCGCGGCGGCCCTGGTGCTGGTCGCGGCGGTCGGGGTGGGCGGCTGGCTCGCCCTGGGCGGCGACGACGCGGGAGCGACCCCGCAGGCCCCGCAGGACACGAAGAACTCGGCCCCGGCCACCCCCTGA
- a CDS encoding serine/threonine-protein kinase, which produces MRPVGSKYLLEEPLGRGATGTVWRARQRETAGAEAAVAGQPGETVAIKVLKEELANDADVVMRFLRERSVLLRLRHENIVRTRDLVVEGDLLALVMDLVDGPDLHRYLRDNGPLTPVAASLLTAQIADALAASHADGVVHRDLKPANVLLDERDGRMHPMLTDFGIARLADSPGLTRTHEFVGTPAYVAPESAEGRPQTSAVDIYGAGILLYELLTGRPPFAGGTALEVLHRHLSEEPRRPSTVPAPLWTVIERCLSKDPDRRPSAENLARALRTVAAGIGVHANSAQIAAADGVGALLAPDPAPTAVPETPGAADPTQVLPSNAGSYDPNAATSVMQQNAGPGGGHADPTAVMPPVPPRPEGAPQPDGPHPWQSQLQAARDRNEQTQVQYLDPSQDPLRRRPQRQQPPQQQPPRHQQQYPQQQQQPQQYRQQPQQQQYQPQPQQQYQPQRQQYAPQQPQQPQQPAQRPPREPRQRSANPMKIPGLGCLKGCLFTLVLLVVASWLIWELTPLKDWIGQGQGYWDAITDAVSTVTDWISKLGGDSGSGSSGGSGT; this is translated from the coding sequence GTGCGGCCGGTAGGCAGCAAGTACCTGCTCGAGGAGCCGCTCGGACGCGGCGCCACGGGCACCGTCTGGCGCGCCCGCCAGCGTGAGACCGCGGGCGCCGAGGCGGCCGTCGCCGGCCAGCCCGGTGAGACCGTGGCGATCAAGGTCCTCAAGGAGGAGCTCGCCAACGACGCGGATGTCGTGATGCGGTTCCTGCGCGAGCGCTCCGTCCTGCTGCGGCTGAGGCACGAGAACATCGTGCGCACCCGCGACCTGGTCGTGGAGGGCGATCTCCTCGCCCTGGTCATGGACCTGGTCGACGGCCCCGACCTGCACCGCTACCTCCGCGACAACGGCCCGCTGACCCCGGTCGCCGCCTCGCTGCTCACCGCGCAGATCGCGGACGCGCTCGCCGCCAGCCATGCCGACGGCGTCGTCCACCGCGACCTGAAGCCCGCCAACGTGCTGCTCGACGAGCGCGACGGCCGGATGCACCCGATGCTCACCGACTTCGGCATCGCCCGTCTCGCCGACTCCCCGGGCCTGACCCGGACCCATGAATTCGTCGGGACGCCGGCCTATGTGGCGCCCGAGTCGGCCGAGGGCCGCCCGCAGACCTCCGCCGTCGACATCTACGGCGCCGGAATCCTGCTGTACGAACTGCTCACCGGCCGCCCGCCGTTCGCCGGCGGCACCGCGCTTGAGGTCCTGCACCGGCACCTCAGCGAGGAGCCCCGACGGCCCAGTACCGTCCCCGCCCCGCTGTGGACGGTGATAGAGCGCTGCCTGAGCAAGGACCCGGACCGCCGGCCCAGCGCCGAGAACCTCGCCCGTGCGCTGCGTACCGTCGCCGCCGGCATCGGCGTGCACGCGAACTCCGCGCAGATCGCGGCAGCCGACGGCGTGGGCGCCCTGCTGGCGCCCGACCCGGCGCCCACCGCGGTCCCCGAGACGCCGGGGGCGGCCGACCCCACGCAGGTGCTCCCGAGCAACGCGGGCTCGTACGACCCCAACGCGGCCACCAGCGTCATGCAGCAGAACGCCGGGCCGGGCGGCGGCCACGCCGACCCGACCGCGGTCATGCCGCCCGTCCCGCCGCGCCCCGAGGGAGCGCCGCAGCCCGACGGGCCGCACCCCTGGCAGTCCCAGCTCCAGGCCGCCCGCGACCGCAACGAGCAGACGCAGGTCCAGTACCTCGACCCGAGCCAGGACCCGCTGCGCCGCCGGCCCCAGCGCCAGCAGCCGCCGCAGCAGCAGCCGCCGCGCCACCAGCAGCAGTACCCCCAGCAGCAACAGCAGCCCCAGCAGTACCGCCAGCAGCCTCAGCAGCAGCAGTACCAGCCGCAGCCCCAACAGCAGTACCAGCCACAGCGCCAGCAGTACGCGCCGCAGCAGCCCCAACAGCCCCAGCAGCCGGCCCAGCGCCCGCCCCGCGAGCCGAGGCAGCGCAGCGCCAACCCGATGAAGATCCCCGGCCTCGGCTGCCTGAAGGGCTGCCTGTTCACGCTGGTGCTGCTCGTCGTCGCGAGCTGGCTGATCTGGGAGCTGACCCCGCTGAAGGACTGGATCGGCCAGGGGCAGGGCTACTGGGACGCGATCACCGACGCAGTCTCCACCGTCACCGACTGGATCTCGAAGCTCGGCGGCGACAGCGGCAGCGGCAGCAGTGGCGGCAGCGGAACCTGA